A DNA window from Dendrosporobacter quercicolus contains the following coding sequences:
- the metG gene encoding methionine--tRNA ligase: MDKKPFYITTPIYYPSDKLHIGHAYCTTIADSVARYKRLAGYEVFFLTGSDEHGQKIQRKAQENQVTPIEYVDKIVASFKHLWEKLNISHDDFIRTTETRHREVVQAIFQKIYDQGDIYKASYEGWYCTPCETFWIERQLTDGKCPDCGRAVELLQEESYFFRMSKYQDRLLKYIEENPGFIQPASRRNEMINFIKSGLEDLCVSRTTFDWGIPVPFDTNHVVYVWFDALTNYITAAGYLHDRDKFSRFWPADIHLVGKEIVRFHSIIWPVILMAMGVELPKMVYGHGWLVVEGDKMSKSKGNVIDPLQLIDEFGADAIRYFLLREITLGMDGNFSREALINRINADLANDLGNLLHRTLNMIGRFNHGVIEPPGEAAPIDDELIKLAQNTAAEYERLMDAMDINGTIKQLWTLISRTNKYIDETAPWALAKDEAKKARLNTVLYNLAEALRIICILISPFLPNTAPKIWRQLGLGNDLAAVSLNDARGWGRLTAGTVVSKPEPIFPRIEEKPEPAEPGTPQPAAKFQPEANSVEVTIDEFAKMDLRVVKVLAAEKVKGADKLLALTVDLGVEQRTIVSGIAKHYTPEELVGQNVVMIVNLKPAKIRGIESRGMVLAASHDNQLAVVTVPGLPAGSKVK; this comes from the coding sequence ATGGACAAAAAACCATTTTACATTACCACGCCGATTTATTATCCCAGTGATAAATTACATATCGGTCATGCTTATTGCACGACGATCGCCGACTCTGTAGCCAGGTATAAGCGATTGGCGGGCTATGAAGTGTTTTTCTTAACGGGTTCGGATGAGCACGGTCAAAAAATTCAGCGCAAGGCGCAGGAAAACCAGGTTACGCCAATTGAATATGTTGACAAAATTGTTGCTTCGTTTAAGCACTTATGGGAGAAACTTAATATTTCCCATGACGATTTTATCCGGACGACCGAAACCAGGCACCGTGAAGTTGTACAGGCCATTTTCCAGAAAATTTATGACCAGGGTGATATTTACAAGGCTTCTTATGAAGGCTGGTATTGTACGCCTTGCGAGACTTTCTGGATTGAGCGCCAGCTGACGGACGGCAAGTGCCCGGATTGCGGGCGGGCGGTTGAGTTATTACAGGAAGAAAGCTATTTTTTCCGTATGTCCAAATATCAGGACCGGCTGCTTAAATATATTGAAGAAAATCCCGGGTTTATTCAGCCGGCTTCACGCCGCAATGAAATGATTAATTTCATTAAAAGCGGGCTGGAAGATCTGTGTGTATCCCGTACTACGTTTGACTGGGGCATACCGGTGCCGTTCGACACGAATCATGTTGTGTATGTTTGGTTTGACGCTTTAACCAATTATATTACCGCCGCCGGTTATTTGCATGACCGGGATAAGTTCAGCCGGTTTTGGCCGGCGGATATTCATCTTGTAGGCAAGGAGATTGTCCGTTTTCATTCGATTATCTGGCCGGTAATTTTAATGGCCATGGGTGTTGAACTGCCTAAAATGGTGTATGGACACGGCTGGCTGGTCGTCGAGGGGGACAAAATGTCCAAATCCAAAGGCAATGTTATAGATCCCCTCCAGTTGATTGACGAGTTTGGCGCTGATGCCATCAGGTATTTTTTACTGCGGGAAATCACGCTGGGAATGGATGGGAATTTTTCGCGGGAAGCGTTGATTAACAGGATCAATGCCGACCTGGCAAATGATTTGGGTAACCTGCTGCACCGCACGCTTAATATGATTGGCCGGTTTAATCACGGCGTCATTGAACCGCCGGGCGAAGCGGCGCCGATTGACGATGAATTAATTAAACTGGCCCAGAATACGGCGGCTGAATATGAACGTTTAATGGATGCAATGGACATTAACGGTACAATCAAACAATTATGGACACTGATTAGCCGTACCAACAAATACATCGATGAAACCGCGCCCTGGGCTTTGGCCAAAGATGAGGCTAAGAAAGCCCGCCTGAATACCGTTTTGTACAATTTAGCCGAGGCGCTGCGCATTATTTGTATTCTCATTTCGCCGTTCCTGCCAAATACTGCGCCTAAGATCTGGCGGCAGCTAGGCCTTGGCAATGATTTAGCGGCTGTCAGTTTGAACGATGCCCGGGGCTGGGGGCGGCTGACGGCAGGGACTGTGGTGTCCAAACCGGAGCCGATCTTCCCGCGGATTGAAGAAAAGCCGGAACCGGCTGAACCTGGAACGCCCCAGCCGGCTGCCAAATTTCAGCCGGAAGCAAACTCCGTCGAAGTAACCATCGACGAATTTGCTAAAATGGATTTGCGGGTAGTCAAAGTTTTGGCGGCCGAAAAGGTAAAAGGGGCTGATAAACTGCTTGCTTTAACGGTTGATCTGGGCGTCGAACAGCGAACAATTGTTTCCGGAATCGCCAAGCATTATACCCCGGAAGAACTGGTCGGCCAGAATGTGGTGATGATTGTCAACCTGAAACCGGCCAAAATTCGCGGCATTGAATCCCGGGGCATGGTACTGGCCGCCTCTCATGACAATCAACTGGCCGTTGTTACCGTTCCGGGGCTGCCGGCCGGGAGCAAGGTGAAGTAG
- a CDS encoding TatD family hydrolase, with translation MLFDSHAHIDDERFAADRDEVIARARENGVTGIINIGADMDSSQRSIALADRYAGIFAAVGNHPHDAKAVQNGDYDQLAEWLKRPKVVAIGEIGLDYHYDLSPREIQRQVFIRQLDVARQMGCPVIIHDREAHGDILQILKTEGRGLTGVLHCFSGSLEMARELLELGFYLSIAGPVTFKNAAKLPEIVGAAPLERLLIETDCPYLTPHPHRGKRNEPAYVRLVAERVAELRGMELSALAAATTANVCRLFSIAPAEAIK, from the coding sequence ATGTTATTTGACTCTCATGCCCATATCGATGATGAAAGGTTTGCGGCCGACCGGGATGAGGTAATCGCCAGGGCCCGTGAAAATGGCGTTACCGGGATTATCAATATTGGGGCTGATATGGATTCTTCCCAGCGCTCAATTGCGTTGGCGGACCGTTATGCCGGTATTTTCGCCGCGGTCGGCAATCACCCTCATGATGCTAAAGCGGTGCAGAACGGCGATTACGACCAGCTGGCGGAGTGGCTCAAACGGCCTAAGGTTGTGGCGATTGGCGAAATCGGTTTGGATTATCATTATGATTTGTCACCGCGGGAGATTCAGCGGCAGGTTTTTATCCGGCAGCTGGATGTAGCCAGGCAAATGGGCTGTCCGGTAATTATCCATGACCGGGAGGCTCATGGCGATATTCTGCAGATACTGAAAACTGAAGGCCGGGGGCTGACCGGAGTGCTGCATTGTTTTTCCGGCAGTCTGGAAATGGCGCGGGAATTGCTTGAATTAGGGTTTTATCTATCCATCGCCGGGCCGGTAACGTTCAAAAATGCCGCTAAATTACCGGAAATTGTCGGTGCTGCGCCTTTGGAACGCTTGCTGATTGAGACCGATTGCCCATATCTGACGCCACACCCCCACCGGGGAAAGCGTAACGAACCGGCTTATGTAAGACTGGTAGCCGAGCGGGTCGCGGAGCTGCGGGGGATGGAGCTTTCAGCATTAGCCGCCGCTACAACGGCCAATGTATGCCGGTTGTTTTCGATCGCACCGGCGGAGGCAATAAAATAA
- a CDS encoding 3D domain-containing protein: MHYTQPKNSQSKRTMPALIAVFCIVLLLAAGFVGANKKVNIVADGKTQEVRTLSSRPAVVLARAGVQLGPQDEYRLSTSNLVSGSIITVYRAVPVTITYQGETTTIQTGSPTVGELAASLGLIDAGIKLIPGPDEPIQDGLQIRVIKISEKVIEREEPEPFQVIHQPDATLEKGVEELIQAGQNGKKIVTVKQHFADDVQSAEEILAVKISDPSTPQIVRVGTRDFVETSRGVQRFRRVEVMEATAYLPTDGSGHGITATGIPARRGIVAVDPAVIPLGSRVYIPGYGSALAADTGGAIIGNSIDLCMENASEAWRFGRRMVKVYVLAE, encoded by the coding sequence ATGCATTACACTCAGCCCAAAAACTCGCAATCTAAAAGGACAATGCCGGCGCTTATTGCCGTGTTCTGCATTGTCCTGCTGTTGGCAGCCGGCTTTGTCGGAGCCAATAAAAAAGTCAATATTGTTGCTGACGGAAAGACTCAGGAAGTCCGGACTTTATCCAGCCGGCCTGCTGTTGTCCTGGCCCGGGCCGGGGTACAGTTAGGTCCGCAGGACGAATATCGTCTGTCAACGTCGAATTTAGTTAGCGGTTCAATTATAACAGTATATAGAGCAGTACCTGTTACCATTACTTATCAAGGTGAAACAACAACCATACAGACCGGCTCACCGACGGTGGGCGAACTGGCTGCAAGCCTGGGACTGATTGATGCAGGCATTAAGCTGATCCCAGGACCTGACGAACCAATTCAGGACGGCTTGCAAATTCGGGTAATAAAAATATCGGAAAAAGTCATTGAGCGCGAAGAACCAGAGCCTTTCCAAGTGATTCATCAGCCTGACGCCACTTTGGAAAAAGGCGTAGAGGAGCTTATTCAGGCCGGGCAAAATGGCAAAAAAATTGTCACAGTTAAGCAGCATTTTGCTGACGACGTACAGTCTGCGGAAGAAATCCTGGCAGTAAAAATTTCCGATCCTTCCACCCCTCAAATTGTCAGGGTCGGTACCCGCGATTTTGTTGAAACATCGCGCGGCGTACAACGCTTTAGACGGGTCGAGGTAATGGAGGCAACGGCCTATCTGCCGACAGACGGTTCAGGTCATGGAATTACGGCTACCGGAATTCCGGCCCGCCGCGGTATCGTAGCGGTTGATCCGGCGGTAATTCCGCTGGGAAGCAGAGTGTATATCCCAGGATACGGATCGGCTCTAGCTGCCGATACCGGCGGCGCAATCATTGGCAATAGTATCGACTTATGTATGGAAAATGCAAGTGAAGCCTGGCGCTTTGGGCGGCGCATGGTCAAAGTTTATGTGTTGGCGGAATAA
- the rnmV gene encoding ribonuclease M5 has translation MIKEVIIVEGKHDVQAVGRAVDAECIITEGFHLAPRTLERIEQAYTKRGIIILTDPDTAGERIRKFLSKRFPEAKHAFIPKEEATANDDIGIEQASPEAIRSALAKVRYLEWKPAAEFTVADMLRAGLSGAPEAADRRAAAGAELGIGYANAKTFLQRLNHYGVTRNEFGAAVKKAASGKQEAGDD, from the coding sequence GTGATTAAAGAAGTTATTATTGTGGAAGGCAAGCATGATGTACAGGCTGTCGGGCGGGCGGTGGACGCCGAATGTATTATAACCGAAGGGTTTCATTTAGCCCCCCGTACCCTGGAAAGAATTGAACAGGCTTATACAAAACGGGGGATCATTATTTTGACCGATCCCGACACTGCCGGCGAGCGGATTCGTAAATTTTTAAGCAAACGTTTTCCGGAAGCGAAACACGCCTTTATACCAAAGGAAGAAGCAACTGCCAACGATGATATTGGGATTGAACAGGCCTCACCTGAAGCGATCCGCTCGGCGCTGGCCAAAGTCCGGTATTTGGAATGGAAACCGGCTGCGGAATTTACCGTTGCGGATATGCTGAGGGCAGGTTTAAGCGGTGCGCCGGAGGCTGCGGACCGGCGGGCTGCTGCCGGAGCAGAGCTTGGTATTGGCTATGCCAATGCCAAAACCTTTTTGCAGCGGTTGAACCATTATGGTGTCACTCGCAATGAGTTCGGCGCGGCCGTAAAAAAGGCCGCGTCAGGTAAACAGGAGGCCGGAGATGATTAA
- the rsmA gene encoding 16S rRNA (adenine(1518)-N(6)/adenine(1519)-N(6))-dimethyltransferase RsmA → MIKPTIAQKDVTKHILKTFNIRMSKKLGQNFLVDEKIVRGIVQAADISPGDTVLEIGPGIGTLTQGLAEAGAQVVAVELDLKLIDVLAETLAGYDNVRIIHGDILKVDIAAEVPAAPFKVVANLPYYITTPIIMGLLEARLPVSVLVTMIQKEVAARMVACPGTKDYGALSVAVQYFTQPRMMFDVPPVSFIPSPAVDSAVIRCLVRDQPAVAVADEKLFFRVVKAAFSQRRKTLNNALKTGIPADQIQPALAAAGIDGARRGETLSLQEFAALANCLK, encoded by the coding sequence ATGATTAAGCCGACAATCGCCCAAAAAGATGTAACAAAACATATTTTAAAAACGTTTAACATTCGGATGAGTAAAAAGTTAGGACAAAACTTTCTTGTCGATGAGAAGATTGTCCGGGGCATTGTTCAGGCCGCGGATATCAGTCCGGGCGATACAGTGCTGGAAATAGGCCCCGGTATCGGCACACTGACGCAGGGGCTGGCCGAGGCCGGGGCTCAGGTTGTGGCGGTGGAGCTTGATTTAAAGCTTATTGATGTGCTGGCGGAAACCTTGGCCGGCTATGATAATGTGCGGATCATTCATGGTGATATTTTAAAAGTGGATATTGCCGCCGAGGTGCCTGCCGCTCCATTTAAAGTGGTTGCCAATCTGCCTTATTATATCACTACCCCCATTATTATGGGATTGCTGGAAGCACGGCTGCCGGTTTCCGTATTGGTGACCATGATTCAAAAAGAGGTGGCGGCCAGGATGGTAGCCTGCCCCGGTACTAAGGATTATGGCGCTTTATCGGTGGCTGTCCAGTATTTTACTCAGCCCCGGATGATGTTTGACGTTCCGCCGGTTTCTTTCATTCCGTCTCCGGCTGTCGATTCGGCGGTGATCCGCTGCCTTGTGCGTGATCAGCCGGCGGTGGCCGTCGCCGACGAAAAACTGTTTTTCCGGGTGGTCAAGGCAGCTTTTTCCCAACGCCGTAAAACGTTAAACAATGCTTTGAAAACGGGAATTCCCGCTGATCAAATACAACCGGCTTTGGCTGCTGCGGGAATTGATGGGGCGCGGCGCGGCGAAACGCTGTCGCTCCAGGAATTTGCCGCACTTGCCAATTGCCTAAAATAA
- a CDS encoding peptidase G2 autoproteolytic cleavage domain-containing protein, which produces MNAFLQIERQTAGFIPAGNNVIFDSSLYSEGDILYTAATGEIALSQVGTFIVQWFVAVQSSIEAASSVFAVSVAGEGRAIIGNSPLKTGATAGYAIVRVDAAPVTIALVNQSGKDVWYSTVTPVKSSLIVFRGTGLEHLVDGSTAGSLAGIGTYFDYVMGEYAVALGYLSRASGLASHAEGYNTAAAGIGAHAEGANTSAPTDGAHAEGIGGVASGQSSHAEGDNTTATDLGSHSEGRYTTAAGLASHAQNGYTQSSSQYSHAEGISTTSSGPASHAEGVQTTTAGFQGAHIMGTYGDAEMNFSWFLANGSGSARGLAAKILTTGEAYIDQNWNGGGADYAEMFESADGAEIEPGYFVALDDGEHEKIKVFNASVDDYVLGVTSAAPGFLGNAGELRWEGKYLTDQWGRIQYQETEIPDLIHESTGTVILPAHTQTRPVLNPEFDPETPYLPRSRRPEWVPVGLLGKLRVRDDGTCAPGGYCRPNETGVATSSADGYRVLKRTGTGQVMILFR; this is translated from the coding sequence ATGAACGCATTTTTACAGATTGAACGGCAAACGGCCGGTTTCATCCCGGCAGGGAACAACGTTATTTTTGATTCGAGCCTATATTCTGAAGGAGATATCCTGTATACCGCCGCTACCGGCGAGATTGCCCTTAGCCAGGTTGGAACTTTTATCGTCCAATGGTTTGTTGCGGTGCAATCATCCATAGAAGCCGCGTCATCGGTATTTGCGGTATCGGTTGCAGGTGAAGGAAGAGCAATCATTGGCAACTCACCACTCAAAACCGGGGCAACGGCAGGCTATGCCATAGTACGCGTAGACGCGGCCCCGGTTACCATTGCATTGGTTAATCAAAGCGGCAAAGATGTCTGGTATTCCACCGTCACACCAGTAAAATCTTCGCTTATCGTATTTCGCGGGACCGGTCTTGAGCATTTGGTTGATGGAAGTACAGCAGGCTCTCTCGCCGGAATCGGTACTTATTTTGACTATGTCATGGGCGAATATGCGGTGGCATTGGGTTATTTAAGCCGCGCCTCCGGTCTGGCGTCCCACGCGGAGGGCTATAATACAGCAGCAGCCGGAATAGGCGCCCATGCGGAAGGAGCCAATACATCCGCACCTACCGATGGCGCTCACGCCGAAGGCATCGGAGGAGTGGCCTCCGGGCAGTCGTCCCACGCAGAGGGCGACAATACGACGGCCACGGATTTGGGCTCTCATTCGGAAGGAAGATACACCACCGCAGCGGGTCTGGCGTCCCACGCGCAAAACGGTTATACGCAATCCAGCAGCCAATACTCTCATGCCGAAGGCATCTCCACAACAAGCTCCGGTCCCGCCTCGCATGCAGAAGGAGTTCAAACCACCACAGCGGGCTTCCAGGGCGCCCATATTATGGGCACCTATGGCGATGCTGAAATGAATTTTTCCTGGTTTTTGGCAAATGGATCAGGGTCTGCCAGAGGACTTGCCGCAAAAATCCTTACCACCGGAGAAGCTTATATTGATCAAAACTGGAATGGCGGCGGTGCGGATTATGCCGAAATGTTTGAATCGGCCGACGGCGCGGAGATAGAGCCCGGTTACTTTGTCGCCCTGGACGACGGCGAGCATGAAAAAATCAAAGTATTCAATGCTTCGGTGGATGATTACGTACTGGGCGTCACCAGTGCAGCACCCGGTTTTTTGGGCAATGCGGGGGAGCTTCGCTGGGAAGGAAAATATCTGACCGACCAATGGGGCCGAATACAATACCAGGAGACGGAAATCCCCGATTTAATCCACGAGTCGACCGGAACTGTTATCTTGCCGGCCCACACGCAAACCAGGCCGGTGCTCAATCCAGAATTCGATCCCGAAACGCCGTATTTGCCCCGTTCCAGGCGACCGGAGTGGGTTCCTGTCGGGCTTCTGGGAAAGCTTCGCGTCAGAGACGATGGAACCTGCGCGCCCGGAGGATATTGCCGTCCCAATGAAACCGGAGTCGCTACTTCGTCCGCCGACGGATACCGGGTACTAAAAAGAACCGGTACCGGACAGGTGATGATTCTATTCCGATGA
- a CDS encoding glycosyltransferase family 2 protein, with protein sequence MISVVVPAKNEAGRAITVLQNLGTLPVDHIIFISNGSKDSTMYEVLQMRLPKLQIIYFHDCLGIDIPRAIGAKVALALGSDVVAFVDGDMVGTFNESLMELVDGVLLKHLDMALTNCYPSPPRHIERYNPTFQWRMNLNKELSLDKKIGLATPAHGPHAVSRRFLETLPLQELAIPPVSLALARKNKLKIDVATTIPHYRLGSSIKGQLHTTKIIDTIVGDCLEAMASFRDQPRNRQWQNKTYIGYHSERRFDILNHFFTSKS encoded by the coding sequence ATGATTTCTGTGGTTGTTCCAGCAAAAAACGAAGCCGGCCGTGCAATAACAGTACTGCAAAATCTGGGAACACTGCCCGTCGATCATATCATTTTTATCTCCAATGGCAGCAAGGATTCTACAATGTATGAAGTACTGCAAATGCGACTGCCAAAATTACAAATCATTTACTTCCATGACTGCTTAGGTATTGACATTCCCCGCGCTATCGGCGCAAAAGTCGCTTTGGCGTTAGGCAGTGATGTTGTAGCCTTTGTCGATGGCGACATGGTTGGAACCTTCAATGAAAGTCTGATGGAACTGGTTGACGGGGTTTTATTAAAACATTTAGATATGGCCTTGACCAACTGCTATCCTTCGCCGCCGCGCCACATTGAACGCTATAACCCCACTTTTCAGTGGCGCATGAACCTAAACAAAGAGCTTAGTCTGGACAAAAAAATTGGTCTGGCTACTCCGGCTCACGGCCCTCATGCCGTCTCCCGCCGGTTTCTGGAAACTCTGCCGCTTCAGGAACTGGCCATTCCGCCGGTATCCCTGGCGTTAGCGCGTAAAAACAAATTAAAAATTGATGTGGCTACCACCATTCCCCACTACCGCCTGGGATCGTCGATTAAAGGCCAGCTGCATACTACCAAAATCATCGATACCATTGTTGGCGATTGCCTGGAAGCAATGGCCAGTTTCCGTGATCAGCCCCGTAATCGCCAGTGGCAGAATAAAACTTACATCGGTTATCATAGCGAACGGCGTTTTGATATTCTCAATCATTTTTTTACTTCCAAATCATAA
- the yabG gene encoding sporulation peptidase YabG yields the protein MTNISVGDLVIRKSHGGDIVFKVTEIIRDDPNSIKCVLKGMHLRLVADAPVADLEPIDAEHLRDEIVRMEGMHNESLKRVMLRRGMERKQLELTRAEPKKYSFFDLPGRVLHLDGDEEYLKMCLKTYNQLNIEAVGRCIDEAKQADHVVALLEEYRPDILVLTGHDALIGGGKKDFKDIQNYRNSKYFVAGVRKARNFEPSRDDLVIFAGACQSHFEAILASGANFASSPTRIFIHAYDPVFIAEKVAFTPINKTVDVGDAITASVTGVEGVGGLETRGKFRLGMPKTPYG from the coding sequence GTGACTAACATATCGGTTGGTGATCTAGTCATACGTAAGTCGCACGGCGGCGATATTGTATTTAAAGTTACAGAAATTATTCGCGATGACCCAAACAGTATCAAGTGTGTTCTGAAAGGTATGCACTTAAGGCTGGTGGCAGATGCCCCGGTCGCTGATTTGGAACCAATTGACGCCGAACATTTGCGTGATGAGATTGTGCGCATGGAAGGCATGCATAATGAGAGCTTAAAGCGGGTAATGCTCCGCCGGGGCATGGAGCGCAAGCAATTGGAATTGACGCGGGCTGAGCCTAAAAAATACTCTTTTTTTGATTTACCCGGCCGGGTGCTCCATCTCGACGGAGATGAAGAATATCTTAAAATGTGTTTAAAAACTTACAATCAATTAAATATTGAAGCCGTAGGCCGGTGCATTGACGAAGCCAAGCAGGCAGATCATGTTGTCGCTTTACTGGAGGAATATCGGCCGGATATTTTGGTTTTGACCGGCCATGACGCTTTAATCGGCGGCGGTAAAAAGGATTTTAAGGATATTCAGAACTACCGCAATTCCAAGTATTTTGTAGCAGGTGTGAGAAAAGCCCGGAATTTTGAACCATCCCGCGATGATCTGGTCATTTTCGCCGGCGCCTGTCAGTCGCATTTTGAAGCAATTCTGGCTTCCGGGGCAAATTTTGCCAGTTCTCCGACCAGGATTTTTATTCATGCCTATGATCCGGTATTTATTGCTGAAAAAGTGGCGTTTACGCCAATTAATAAAACGGTTGATGTCGGCGACGCCATTACCGCATCGGTCACCGGCGTAGAAGGTGTTGGCGGACTGGAGACGCGCGGCAAGTTTCGTCTGGGCATGCCAAAAACGCCGTATGGCTGA
- a CDS encoding DUF3794 domain-containing protein: MADKDIRATGDPCTLGVQAGPIIVRQIIGEKEKQKVLDIHVVVPERKPSIEQIVDVFIKDVDVNCVDVITDKVIVRGEFEIKTIYVASLPDQPVHAIEIRHYKWTQDIDLPGARRGMDAEASVLVEFVDYDVDEHSHAYRHKYGKYDDCDDGHSHHHHHDDCDDDYDDDDCDDDHKHHHHQHCNREFDVSVVLKITAKVMADREVQLAGSTLPTTPKG, translated from the coding sequence GTGGCAGATAAAGATATTCGTGCAACTGGCGATCCTTGTACCTTAGGCGTTCAAGCCGGTCCGATTATTGTACGTCAGATCATCGGGGAAAAAGAAAAGCAAAAAGTGCTTGATATTCATGTTGTTGTTCCGGAGAGAAAGCCGTCAATTGAGCAAATTGTCGATGTGTTCATTAAAGATGTTGATGTAAATTGCGTTGATGTAATTACCGACAAAGTCATTGTGCGCGGTGAGTTTGAAATCAAAACCATTTATGTGGCCAGCCTGCCTGATCAGCCGGTTCATGCAATTGAAATCAGACATTATAAGTGGACTCAGGATATTGATCTCCCCGGCGCACGGCGGGGAATGGATGCTGAAGCCAGCGTTCTGGTGGAATTTGTCGATTACGATGTAGATGAGCATAGCCATGCTTACCGGCATAAATACGGCAAATACGATGATTGCGATGACGGGCATTCTCATCATCATCACCATGATGATTGCGATGATGATTACGACGATGACGATTGTGATGATGATCATAAGCATCACCATCACCAGCATTGCAACCGCGAGTTCGACGTCTCGGTGGTGCTGAAGATTACCGCTAAGGTTATGGCCGACCGTGAAGTGCAGCTGGCCGGCAGCACCTTGCCGACAACGCCAAAAGGCTGA
- a CDS encoding SPOCS domain-containing protein — MDDELRASGSSTASNTTSTAGTTTVDSADVVCGCPELGPETIEVEQVLAIEMRQKVVELDMFVPDPKPDIRQVIDVYVKDVCIKSVDIIPNKVIIRGDLEVKVMYVADLPDEPVHAFERKHIRFTRDIDVDGADPDMKATADVQVEYVDYDFHCHHDDRKVHVTIVLKFWTRVLTTTDLDVYALSPIDEVGAFENTTASTSSDDMAAASNFDDETVSATQTAEGDVFASSPENVLVSGPLTSTAGVSQSINGTAGTVTGNSVNVRTGPGTNYPSVAKVNAGTAVTIREQAFGWYSLVLADGTTGWIASWLVSTNGTTGAKG; from the coding sequence ATGGATGATGAATTAAGAGCTTCCGGATCAAGTACGGCTTCCAATACCACTTCCACAGCGGGAACAACGACGGTTGACAGTGCTGACGTTGTTTGCGGTTGCCCTGAGCTCGGCCCGGAGACGATTGAGGTCGAGCAGGTTCTGGCAATCGAAATGCGCCAGAAAGTGGTAGAGCTTGACATGTTTGTTCCAGATCCGAAACCTGATATTAGGCAGGTCATTGATGTGTATGTCAAGGATGTGTGCATCAAGAGCGTTGATATTATTCCCAATAAAGTCATTATTCGCGGCGATTTAGAAGTCAAGGTTATGTATGTGGCCGACTTGCCGGATGAACCTGTTCATGCCTTCGAGCGTAAGCATATTCGATTTACCCGGGATATTGATGTAGATGGCGCCGACCCTGACATGAAGGCTACGGCTGATGTCCAGGTAGAATATGTGGATTATGATTTTCACTGCCATCATGATGACCGTAAAGTTCATGTCACCATTGTCTTAAAGTTCTGGACCCGCGTGCTTACTACTACGGATTTGGATGTTTATGCCTTATCGCCAATTGATGAAGTTGGCGCTTTTGAAAATACAACAGCCAGTACGTCTTCTGATGATATGGCGGCGGCGTCCAACTTTGACGACGAAACTGTCTCCGCCACGCAGACGGCGGAGGGCGATGTCTTCGCCTCAAGTCCGGAAAATGTCCTGGTTTCCGGTCCGCTGACTTCAACAGCCGGCGTAAGTCAGTCAATTAACGGAACTGCAGGTACGGTTACCGGCAATAGTGTAAATGTCCGCACCGGGCCCGGCACTAATTATCCGTCAGTTGCCAAGGTTAACGCGGGTACAGCAGTTACCATTAGGGAACAGGCCTTTGGCTGGTACAGTCTGGTGTTGGCTGACGGCACTACCGGCTGGATCGCAAGTTGGCTGGTTAGCACCAATGGCACAACCGGGGCGAAAGGCTAG